Part of the Mytilus trossulus isolate FHL-02 chromosome 2, PNRI_Mtr1.1.1.hap1, whole genome shotgun sequence genome is shown below.
TTGTTTGCCCATACATTCACAAAATGACCTATCCGTAGGAATAGATCAATATTAAACGATAAAATGATGGCaagagtgttttaaaaaaaaactttatttagaaaaaaaacctattacTCAACGTTCGGTTTCATTACATGCAGAAAttgttcttatatttatatatagttggTAATTTCCGTatcatttggtatcttgtgaAGAGATCATATTACttcctcttttttaaattgtgtaatgatttcattttgaatatagaGAGTGTTGGGTATTTGGCTACATAGgttgaaggttttttttcatgtttgttaTTTCTGTAATGGTGTTTTATTATagcaatttatacattttaagtgAACAAGAGGATGTTTGTGTAACATTTTATCAACCTTAATCAGAGAATGTATCTTTGATTGTTTCGTCGTTTTTCTTAGAATTCATTTCAGGTTCTTTGCAATATAAGTTTTTATCTTGTAGATATCATCTCTCTCGGTCATGGAACATTGACGAGAGTTTGTTATATACTTTTCCcatatttgattataacatTGGTATCAAttagaaaaatgttttgaatgctttttttctcatatttccAACTGTAAGTACTTCATATCGTGGTCTATTTCTTGATATTGACACAGATGAATATATGAAAAACGTGACGATGTGTAATTTACTCATTTCTCATCAGCAGTATGTCTTCAGTTACATCATTAGGCGTTTACATATTTCTTTGAGTAGATTGCGTACGTTCACGCACTCATATCTCAGCGTAAAAGTGCTATGTTTTCACGGTGTTAGATATTTAAGATACCAGAATAGTCGTCGGATCTGTATAGATACCGATTGTGTCGTTTTTCCTTTTGTGACAGTGTGATTCCAAAGATTACTGATGTTTGATGCATTAATGGAGTCAGCACCCACGATTATTCTTTCGTCGCACTAGTCTCGCTCCGTTTGGAGTTCGCTCGATTCCCTCAGATTTAGTTTTCATCTGCAATTTTATCCCGGACGGATTAACGATATTTGGACATTGGTAAACTATTGTTGCTTCATGTTTTCTTCTGATAATGATTCAGTTGTTATCAATAAGAAGTTTTATCGCATCTTAATGGAACTTCAATTATTGATCTACAAACTATGTTTTACTCATGAAATTACAAATCAATTTCCTTTCTTTTGTAGATAATTACACCAAAAGGGAACTTCGAGAATATCCTACACAAATTAATAATATCTTGCATTATATACAAGGTAAAACAGTTAATCTCTGCTtctggactatcagtccccgagggtatcaacatctcagtagtcagtacttggATACTGACATGTTTTATAACAAACCTTTCTAAAATGGTcctatataaattttgaaattataaagaaactataCGGTTTCAACTTCCTCAGGCAAAGTTTACCTTCAACTGTTTTGTTACTTATACATCcctcggatttcaaatgtttggctatgagcattcctgatgaagataaataCAGAAAAGCGGTTCGGACGCAGGAAACTATTGAAcgtgttgtttttaaatttcaaatcctcttcattttttattcagaatgaATAAACATaacttatcaaaaatatcatcaTTATACTGTACGTCAGAAGTCAAAATCAAATACGAATTCAAAGTTTAGTGTAGTTGTTGTGAATCAAGATTTACCATCTTGAAtctggaattaaaaaaaataataaaaaaaactattatgtATATTCAGTTGTTATAAtctgtaattataaaaataaaaaaagaatgacacGTAAAATCTGTTttgtattataatgttttatgttcGGAGTAAAAtatctgattttattttcaggAAAATGCAATCACGCACCTAATGAATCAGTCCAAGAAATGAAACGCAAAAAGAACTCAATTATGAAAAGTAAGTTAAactttatgatatatttctatttatgttAGAGTatattgtaaatctatatagctatGAATTGAACCAAAGTAGTATGACAAAAATTAGAGTTTTAGGTTTAGAAAACAGATATTTACCTATCTGCTTATGTGTCATGCACTATAACttgatattatttattaaaataatttatagaaataaaatgacGATTGCCACTTGTGTAGCAAGATTTACAAACCCTTCCTGTACACATGAGATCATCATGGGTTTGTCGCGGGTTCGTGTTCCCCAGTCTTactttagtttttatgttttttgttcttGTCGTTAGGTTTTTGTCTTGAAATTGAAATAGATAAAGAATGGACATAAAATCTTTCCTTATCTCAAACATCTCATTCCACtgagatattatttttttttgattttgttgtttacATAGCCAAATCGTTCCAAGATACCATACGTTTGTTTCATATCGTAAGTCATCTATAGGTAAAGATTGAGACTGAGAACAGGTTAAGAAGTTTCATCGAAAAATAAACCAAAGAGATCATGTTTCAATGTGAACATTTACTGTTTATGAAACATTTTTCAGAAGATTATGCGTTTGGAACATACTAAGTATCCCCTAGTAAATACGATAGCTAAAGACTAACGCTTTATATTCTTATTTCCATGATGTATATACTCTTCAACAAATATTGAATCAAGAAgtctatataaaatataaaatagtttgCCTTTTTATGATGCACGTTACAGTGATGATAACAGCCCTATCCATCACAATTGTGTCCTCTGTAATGGAACAGAACCGTTAACCCTTTCGACTACCTATATTTTTCTgtactttttgttttcattgttgtacctgtaaaattctattttccatattatttgtgttgtttctAACATTGTCTCACATGCATCTGTCCATAAATAGAAATGTTTTCTTTACGAGAATCTACATATTCCCACAGTTTAGAAATTTGTTATCTCGAATGGTAAGaccataaactcatcatataaaCAAGgatagatattttgtattggcgccagacgcgcgtatcgtctacaaaagactcacgagtgacgctcgaatcaaagaaagtttaaaaggccaaataaagagtGAAGAATATTGAGGAAcaaaaattcctaaattttTTGCCAAATATAGCTGAGGTTATCTTAACCTGAGGAAGAAAGACTCTCACTAATGCTCAGAATTAACGTGAACTCCACAAATCGATGTTAATGACACATATACTATATAGAACAAGAAAAATACTGGACATATACTTCAAAGAACGTTGCATTTTTAATAATGGATGCTActgaataaatacaaattagtACGaccaatatgaaaaataaattcttttacCAAATTGCCATTATCTTTATTTAGACATGATGCGTAACCATGCATGTATTATTAAGAATTGCTTAATTTCAGAACTCGAAACCTACAAAGAAGTGATCAAATTAAACAAACGCATTGGATTATAGAaggtaagttttttttctttaattacaTAATATTGATAATTGAAATTTACGTTGATATTAAATAATGTTATGTTTCTCAGTTGTATCTTTAGACACTAAAGTCTGTCAAATACATTATAGACATTTCCATTGCGTGGTTTACCTTCCAACCATCTAAACACACttttgtttgttgctgtttGACTCTATACGTTTATAGGTATCGAAGTAGTCGTtagatgttttttattttgatatattttactgttaaaatATAGGCGTTGCTCACACATTATTGTCATTATAATGTTATTTCATGCGACTGCCATACAAGGGAGAGatctagctagctataaaactaggttttaCCGTTTTATGTAGAAGGAAACGTTCGTTCCTAggcatgaatatgacagttgttttcaattcgtttgatgtgtttgagcttttgattttgcaatttgataagggactcttcgttttaaattttagattgatatttttgttgttgtactTTTTGTCGTTCCCGATACCCTTTTGATGTTTAAACAATGGTATGCATCTAGTTTGGTAGTTTTAACACACTTTCGTTTATTCTAAAAATCCTATTTAATCTGAAGTGCttgtattcaaataaaaacacttAATCTGTTAACATCCCTTCATGTAATTGACATTGATTTTCGTACATTTCtagtattttaatcaaattcaattatttcGATAACAACAAGTGTGTTTAAAATCTTGACGATGCAGAAGCACTTTTTACTTACTAATACTAGCATCAAAGACTCTATGTATAATATTCTCTATCAATGGTATAAACCCTGTGCAGACAATTCAAATAACATTTCATAAATGTCATGCGTCGTTATGAAACCTTTTGACCAACATAATCCGaaattaagaattaaacatACTAATTTTCACTTATGTGTTATCTTTGATGGTGTATGTTTGTATATGATGGTAATAAACTGCATCTACTTTCTTTCATATATAAATGTGATTATGTCATATTGAGCACTATTCGACGCATCTCAAGCATCCGCTTTCAATTCAGGAATACCTCTTTCATGTCATGGTCTGTGCGCATTTCCTATAGGATGGGCACTTTATTAGTCagtatctttaaaatattgacaaatatatgtTGTGACCGTGTTAAAATGAGccatttgttgatgtggttcataaatgtttcgcatttctgtttttttttaaaaatagattggatcgttgtttttcctgtttgaatggtttaacactattCATTGGTGGGGCCCGTTTGAGCTTACTGTTCGATGTGAATTtcataaattgtgacttgaatggagagttatctcattgacactcatactaTATCTACTTATATCTATGAAGTGTaaacatgaaaatttatttCGTATTTCAATAGAATACTTACTTTAGTACTTcgaagaaaaaatacatatggGTTGTGATGAAGCGAGAAAAAATCAGATCACGATAAACAGATAACACATATATGACTTTAGGCATAATGTTCCTGAATGCACTAGGTAACAAAATACATTTCGATGGTCACATCCGGCGAAGTTTATAGTACAACTGTCGATGGAGTTGACAGTATGACTTCACGCACGAGCAACCCATGCATGCATCACTGGATCATATTATAAAGCTAAAGAAAAGTTCCTATAAGAATATCTTTTAGGCCATCCAGATCCGACATTTTCAGTTTAAATGGCATTgcataatataaaattatgtttttcacaaaaaattaacTCTATATTCATAAATTTCAGAGATAAAAGATCACAAGAGCGCTCCAGAAATTATAACATCGTTGAGAAAAGATGTTCTAGGTAAGTTACGTattataatatatgttattatatcattttatatcatttcatgtccttgtccattcgtttttgatgcgttttgttttttgattttgccatgtgattatggactttccaaattgattttcctctgagttcagtatttttgtgattttagtttttaacattattgtaattctaaatatttgaaaggtAAAAGAAAACGACCTCGTAACGACAGAAGTTGCAAACAGGTAACTGATTCCCtatcaaatcaaagaattcTAGTTAGAAATGTTTACTTTAGGTTAACATTTcacatcatttttaaaaatattgattacatGAATACTCGTTGGAATGTTCCGTTCAAGTGTACATACCTACTCACTGTGGAggtgtatatactaaattaCTACACattgaatatgttttgttttactcaATACATTTAACTAAGTCTATGTTTTTCTTTAACGAGTAGATATTTGCGAGGGTCCGCCTTTGAGTCAACAAAGAGACTGCACAGATTTAAAGAAACTAAACAAGAGGACAGGTGTCCACACAATATACCCAGATAATGTGCATGGAGTCAAAGTTTTCTGCAACATGGAGGTTGATGGAGGCGGATATGGAGCGTACGTACATATTGTAAAAACACACCACATGATGTGTGTGATCTCTTTATTCTCAATAGAGTCTATTTTCTGAAGTTTTTTAGACACTTGAAACGCCATTAAGAATTAACTTttatcttccttttttttttaaacaagtctCGAAATGTAACCGGTTGCGTTGTCATTCACACTGTTTGAgtaatattataaaaactgaaaatacacagttggaattttcaatttaatcatataaattctttttatcataaaaaatatgtatagaaTTAGAACCTACAACTAAATCTTAACATTACAAAAGGGCAAATTACTGCTGCGAACAAACTGTTAGTTAAGGTGAATAAACAAATCTTTTACGTAACTATTTTCGCAAATCCCGAATGAGatcaaaacaatgttttatcGTAAATAAATTGTTGTCATGTACGTATTTTCATTATACACCTAAGCCTTGTAACTGGTTTGGCCTGTCAAAATTTTTGATACTATCTTCATTGCGTATTTATTTATAAGCGTTGCATCGTTGACGGGTTTTCATTTAACGCTTATATTATAAGCCTTCCTTATTCCCCTTTGAACAACACTAGTGTTTGTTCTAATCTTTTAGACTGATAATAAAGAAATTTCCGACGCTGTTACAGGTGATTCAACGAAGACAAGATGGTACAACTAATTTTTATAGATCATGGTCAGAATACAAGAGTGGTTTTGGAAGTCCTGACAGAAATGTTTGGCTCGGTAGTTATATAATTAATGTATCACCTCATTTATGCCTCGTTCAAGAAATAGGATTGGGTGAAAAAGTGTTGACTAAACGACACTTCGAACAACTTTGTTTGCCTGTTCAACGCTTTTTCAAtccttatataattataaaaagaagcatGCCGTTCTTAGAATCACATTTTAAgctataaacataaaataacgaCTAATATAACGTGTTTCGTTTGTTTTCCTATGCAGGTGTGTGCATGACGTGATgtgttttatttggaaaaagATAGGATTATAATGTGTTTTAGTTCCATATTTTGATTGTCGcttttgatgtttattttttcaagcCTAACATTAACACTGTCTATGGATACATTGATCTAgcttttaatatatgttttttgcaAGGGTTCCAACTTTCGTGGATTTGTGAAAATATGCGTAGATTATTGATaatgttgttttcaaaaattctacACACAAGCCTATTTATCAGGCTATTATttaaacttggaattatttttaattattgaatatGCATAATTTCTCATGCTTGAAAAGTTTAATACATCCCATGtttattgtgtgttttaatgTTCTGTGCAGACCACAACACTGCCTATTACAAAGAAGATAGCACACTTccaatagaatgtactgtgccgcGCACAAcgctattaaaaaaatactgaaaaatacagaattaacattgaaaaattCAAGCActagaaattttacaaatttcataataaaaaataattccaagttggAGTTGAGCCTGTTATATGAAGTTTGTCATTTCAAGTTGCACATGCAATTTCGTGGCAAGCCTATATCCgcaaaatcaacaaatataagtACCCCTAGAATGAATCTAAAGTGTTTGacaaatgaaaatgtattttgaatataattgtCAGAATATGAGTACGTATGTCGATGCCATATCGAAAGAAAGGAACTATAAATACGTCgaaaataaaaaggacaaaaaaaattaaaaaaataaacccaTCGCCAACATAAATACTAGGAGTTACAAACATTATGCAATACAAACTAATTATGTATTTTGAATTGTATGTCCTAAACACTTGGCAGCAAtgtttttaaatgtacgtattgttatgcgtttacttttctacattgactagaggtatagggggagggttgagatctcataaacatgtttaaccccgccgcatttatgcgcctgtcccaagtcaggagcctctggtctttgttagtctggtagtattttaattttagtttcttgtgtacaatttggaaattagtatggcgttcattatcactgaactagtatatatttgtttaggggccagctgaaggacgcctccgggtgcgggaattacTCGTTACATTGAAtaactgttggtgaccttctgctgttgttttttctatggtcgggttgttgtctctttgatacattccccatttccattctcaattttatctagcAGCTATTCCAACCAAAGATagtcaaaaaatgtcctgtTATCCATATCCAAGCACATATATCATGCTGTGGGCTAACCTAGTCAGCAAACGATCACTAGTGGGGatctatcaaaatataaatgtatcgTAGCATCAATTGCTAAGTTTCATATTAATTTAGCCAAAACTTCAAAGGTAAGTTTTGAATAAGTAAGTTACatacaaaaactcaaaaaataaaatcacagaaACTCGTCCGTTAAAATCAGCTGAATAGACATAGAGTGCATTCTATCTTGAACATGTGATACTGAGCCGAGAGCAGTTAAAACAAAGTACATATtactaaataataattatatcgTTTCAGGGAAtgccaatattcatgcaataacttCCATAGGGGATTATGAACTACGAGTTGATCTTCAAGATTGGGAAGGGCAAACATGGTATGCTGTTTACAATTCGTTTAGGGTTGGTGACGAATCTACCCAGTACACACTTTCTCTTGGAAGTTATACTGGAACTGCAGGTATGTCCGagtgatttttttattccagGTCCTTTTGTAACTTTAAATAATAAGATACACAATACTTTAAAAGCAAGAAAATGTCTATACCAAGTTAGTattaatatgacagttgttttcattcgtttgatgtgtttgatcttttggtTTTGACTTTTATTAGGgactttcaaatttaaatgttccttGTAGTTCTCCTTGTAGTTCGGCACAAGTGTTACAAGGGTTTCATTATGATGAATTAACGTGAAACCCTTTCCTGAAAACGTTTTGGATTAACGTCCCCAATCAGATAAGACGTGAGATGGAACGAGATAAACATGATGGTCTcgaaaaaatgtatattcagaTCATTTAGAATTGTCATCGTGTACATGAACGACAATAATATGTATATTGTATTCGTCGCTTCAGTTTTAAGTcaactaacaatcaatcaataaaatttattaacatGAAATTATCaacttcatataaaaaagcATCATTTAATAGAATATTAGACAAtggaatatacatgtacatgtacatgttcttGCAGCTGCCTCAATGGGTTTTTTAAATGATACATTGTCGTTTCAGGAGACAGTTTACGTTATCAAAATGGTATGAAGTTTTCAACATATGACCAGGATAATGATGCATACAAAGGAGTAGATTGCGTTGCGAGAGATCACTCTGGTTGGTGGTATAACAAGTGCCACAATGTAAATATCAATGGACTCTACAAGAAAGGGAAATCTGATAAACATAACGTTGTTAGTTGGAATTTAGCACGTGGTCCATATTATTCTATGAAATTTGTACGGATGATGATACGCAGACACTGAAGAGATGTTGAAGAAGATGATAGTACAAATTTTGCCCCTTGTGTGATTAaggaatttcattttattttcatttatgataaTGAATGACATTTTTACACGATATGACTGCACTTAATGCAAAGCTGTATGTCGTTTTATGTTAAATTGCAAGCTTTGtaactttgaaaattaaagtaGTTGGCATTTTGATTGTATTACactataaatatgaatatttataaagaaatattaacaaaaaatatcatgttaCGATGTACGAGAATAATAATTGGCATAACTTTTTATGAGCTATTTATTAATGTTAGAATTCATGGTTTTTATCTAAGTACATATATTAAGAGATTTGAAAACACCAAATTGAATGCACAAAAACGCTACATATGAATTACTATGTACCACACTTTATAATATATTCAATTTCTATACTGAATTAAGTgtctttctttaaaattaaagaattgttGTCAATGTCTTATGAAATAGCCTGTCAATCTTAAGTTACTAGTATCAGTCTATATGTATGTATCATTCGAAGTCCTAAAAACAATATGGTCTACTTCTGAATAGATCATCATACACGTATTTAATATAATTGACTAAAGATTGCCACAAAGCAAAATTTGACAGATTTTTGGCAAAATGTTGgtattatttcaaaatgcaaaagAAGGGACTAAAACAATAGAAGtgaatcatatatataaattcgtCTAAACCTCAGCCCAAAAATGTCAGATGTGTAAATTTGCAGAggcaattattttgtttttccctGGCCGAGATTCGAACTCAATGACATGCTACTCAGATAGCATGTCATCCTATCGCCTTCCACTTTGCCCAACACGCTAGATCACTCGACCACGTAGGCTTTACAAAAGTAAAGTTTTCGGTTCAAAATGCTTTagtgaaaaattataattgGAACTTACATACAAAacattttctacttttttgaaaaaagacaaTTAATGAAAACCGAAGTATATGATCTCCCCATAATGATTGAATGTTGGGGAAATCACCAGAGTGTTCTTACATTAATCAAAGAGAGAGGGATAGCAAATAATCTCTAGTTATAGCTTAGTTagcatttaaaattaatattcttCAACTTAAAACGAATGCTACTTTGTTTAACTATAAGGACTTTGTTAGCTTAATCGACAAACTTTCTTAGATACAATGTATTATGAACTTTTATGAAAATAGATAAACTTGCTACATAATCATCAGTTGAGAAAATATAGAAGTCGCTAACTTCcctataaaagttatatttatgCATTTGAcccaaaaaaatgaagataagaGAGAAACTACAAACAGCTAAAATTATCAGCATAGTAAAATCTACAATCTACAAACTAAATCAATTATATTGAAATCATCAgccaatttattataaggttatTGACCATCACTTAAAATTTAGAGTTCATGAGGTCGTAGGTTCGATTTCCGACCAGGCTGGACCAAATGTTTGAATATTGACCCTGCTGTTACTTCACTTAACATGCCGGTTTTAGGAATAAGAGCAAAGAGTGCTTGGCTCGTTGGCATAATAATGTGGGCATAGATCCTGCAACATTCTAAAAGGATGTGTTAACTGTCGTGTTCTCATTAATTacgaatatgttttttttatctatctgatcgtcgattttttttatcaattagaTCAATTGGTTTATGCTGATCTATATTTTATGGAAATAGTTTGATTTTCCCCAATATTTGGTTTTGCTTAATCGACGATAAACGTATGCAAGACATTTGTAAAGCATTGGTCGAGATAACAGATACAATTCTAGAGCATTGACTCGCTTCGCCAATTTCCATACATGTACGTATATTATTGAGggaaatgaaagaaaatcaaaattattttttttgtattaaaaaaattataataactttaaaatgtgTTGAAACTAGAATTTTGCATTGAACAGGGACAATGTGTAATAAGAATcgacttttaaattttacaaatttaattttcatgcATGTACCTACGGTTTCTTAAGCTGGAGTTATTTTTAGTGAATGGGTTGTTCTCCACTAATCCGTCTATTCGTCGTTCGTTTGTCCATCATTCCATCTGAAAGTGTCTGCTACTAGACAACGTCCTGACAGTTGTTGGTAAAACTCTCATAGACTCTTAAACAAATTAGGTAGTGTTCACTCGTTAATAAATTCATGCATCCGAAAACATTTTGGGATGACCTGGACTTTGTCATTATAGCTCATTACACTTGTCATCGGTATTCGCTTCTCTCCAAAAACTTGTATTCCGAATTTTACCTCTGTGCGCTTCTACTGTTCTCCCCCGTATAATGATGGATTATGTCAGATCGGTACAGTATAAGAATAATGTATGCATACTTCTTTCGGTGGAAGGGACTAAGTTAAACCAGTCTGCTTATACTGGTataatatgttttgaaaaaaataacatgccATTGGTAAGAAAATAAACGCCGTTTAGTGGCAGTAGATATAGCAAATCTTCATAGGAAGTTACGATAGAGAATAATATTGTGTTGTATATATAAGAGAACAAGTCTATTGGTACtagttttaatataacatttaagttattaaaattataagagTACAACTACATTTcctgtatataaataaaaaatatgcacttttaagtgaaaaaatataaaatgagatAAATTGTCTTATATCTCCTTAAGTTGTGTCTGGTGTTTGAATTTCCCAtcgtaataaaatataattgtttaaaaataaaaattatatctaaACCTGATACAAAATACTCTAAGTTAAATGATGATTAAAAGCATCTGTTCTCTATTTTTATAGGAGATATCGCGACAAGAACCCGTGTAGTAACGTGATATACAGATCGCATGACTTCTTACATTATGGTTACagtttatttcataaattatataatttatttttttatttatctaaatatttctaataaaaaaaatcatcatccCATTCGGTCAGTTGGTTACTACCAACCAACTTCAATTCATTATTGGAAATGAAAAGATCACATCGATAGAATACGGTTGATGAAACCATAGATGTATTACAGATGTGTCATCCATGACGAAACTTTTTGTCATTGTTTAATGAagtcattttttgaaaatgtaaaaataaaaaataaacatgagaCATTTTGTTCTTGTTTAAATATAACAAGTGCGTACTGCTACTagcttttcaaaataaaagcaaatttttgtatagaaatacaaataatgtatcctgtaatatatataataatatattactACAGAATATACAGAATAAAAAATCCGATTACACATGCAACTAAGGTATTTGGTATCTCCTTTAATCTTCTTGCAGCCAATTAAAACATGACATGCAATTCTCATATACATTCGGTATCAATATCATCAAACtaaaatgttcaaaactttgaagcGAACTCTGTTTCTGCAGGATTGTTATTTTTTACTGAAGACGACGTAACAAACAGATCATTTCtaacttatatttaaaaaaaaagagaactaGGATATAGCATTTGCAGCTAAACGTCATAAGCAATTCccatatatatcatatacatctgatataatttgaaacattcaaataaaagcTTTGAAATTCATTTGGAAACCCTGTTTCTATGGGAATCTATTAAAAAAGGATAACGAAAGGAAAATCACCCATTTGCTGTACAATACAAGTTGAAGTTCAGgtaaattttcaaatcttttttctTTACAAGCGAACAGAATtcgttttcaaaaatatttaaaatgaattcaaatattaatacaaggttgaatataaattaagtaagtataatgtataaatatattttaataaattacatgtattaccCCAATAATTCGACATACTCTATTGGCCGATTATTCCattaatataatgtaataagaaaattattattgaactatattttaatataaaaaa
Proteins encoded:
- the LOC134705832 gene encoding fibrinogen-like protein 1, with product MRSKQCFIVIQRRQDGTTNFYRSWSEYKSGFGSPDRNVWLGNANIHAITSIGDYELRVDLQDWEGQTWYAVYNSFRVGDESTQYTLSLGSYTGTAGDSLRYQNGMKFSTYDQDNDAYKGVDCVARDHSGWWYNKCHNVNINGLYKKGKSDKHNVVSWNLARGPYYSMKFVRMMIRRH